From Leisingera sp. NJS204, one genomic window encodes:
- the bhcR gene encoding HTH-type transcriptional regulator BhcR, whose protein sequence is MPQPPRRKGRPKSFDSASQPATIQSLDRALDVLDALAGANGMTLTELSSALDQSAATMYRVLATLEARQIVEMEPQSQTWHIGAMAFRLGSAFLRRSSVIERARPVMRELMEATGETSNLGIERNGDVMFVSQVETHESIRAFFPPGTTSPMHASGIGKALLSCFGEDRLVRFLRGRTLERFTAKTLTSADVLRADLTKIRTRGWSFDDEEKAPGMRCVAAPVFGMQGEVLAGISISGPTARMPDGGINGIGALVKDAAEKLSYGLGAPATVKTPPG, encoded by the coding sequence ATGCCTCAGCCACCACGCCGCAAAGGCCGCCCGAAAAGCTTTGATTCCGCCAGCCAGCCAGCCACGATCCAGTCGCTGGACCGGGCGCTGGATGTGTTGGACGCGTTGGCCGGCGCCAACGGCATGACACTGACAGAACTCTCTTCCGCGCTGGATCAGTCGGCGGCCACCATGTACCGGGTGCTGGCAACCCTGGAGGCGCGCCAGATTGTCGAGATGGAGCCGCAGTCGCAAACCTGGCACATCGGTGCGATGGCGTTCCGGCTCGGCTCCGCCTTCCTGCGCCGCTCCAGCGTGATCGAACGGGCACGGCCGGTGATGCGGGAGCTGATGGAGGCCACTGGCGAGACCTCTAACCTCGGGATCGAACGCAATGGCGATGTGATGTTTGTGAGCCAGGTGGAAACGCATGAATCGATCCGTGCTTTCTTCCCGCCGGGAACGACCTCCCCAATGCACGCCTCCGGCATCGGCAAGGCGCTGCTCAGCTGTTTCGGAGAGGACCGTCTGGTCCGCTTTCTGCGCGGCCGGACGCTGGAGAGGTTCACGGCGAAAACGCTCACCTCAGCGGATGTCCTGCGCGCTGACCTCACGAAAATCCGCACCCGAGGCTGGTCTTTTGATGATGAGGAAAAGGCGCCGGGAATGCGCTGCGTTGCGGCGCCAGTATTTGGAATGCAGGGTGAAGTGCTGGCGGGGATCTCCATCTCCGGCCCAACCGCGCGGATGCCGGACGGCGGCATCAACGGCATCGGCGCCCTGGTAAAGGACGCCGCAGAAAAACTCTCATATGGATTGGGCGCGCCTGCAACTGTGAAAACCCCGCCCGGCTGA
- a CDS encoding STAS domain-containing protein, producing the protein MTTETQKHILDLPNAFAELDSLIAFLQGARSKAVEVDCRGVALMPSRCLQLLLGAEQQWRSEGVGFSVTNITEPCRKSLTLLGLEPNRFEDEETA; encoded by the coding sequence ATGACTACGGAAACGCAAAAACACATTTTGGATCTGCCCAACGCATTCGCGGAGCTGGATTCGCTGATCGCCTTTCTTCAAGGGGCACGCTCCAAAGCAGTCGAGGTTGACTGCCGCGGCGTTGCCTTGATGCCCTCGCGCTGTCTGCAGCTCCTGCTTGGTGCAGAGCAGCAGTGGCGGTCCGAGGGGGTGGGCTTCTCAGTCACCAATATAACCGAACCCTGCCGCAAGTCCCTGACGCTTCTGGGGCTGGAGCCCAACCGTTTTGAAGACGAGGAAACAGCATGA
- the bhcA gene encoding L-aspartate--glyoxylate aminotransferase BhcA: MSFQNPVFIPGPTNMPEVLRKAVDMPTLDHRSPLFGQILHPALAGVKKVLKSETAEIFVFPSTGTGGWETAITNTLNPGDKVLAARNGMFSHRWIDMCQRHGLNVQVVETPWGEGIPAGRYEEILTADKGHEIKVVLATHNETATGVKSDIAAVRRALDAAGHPALLFVDGVSSIASMDFRMDEWGVDIAVTGSQKGFMLPPGLAIVGFSPKAMKAAETATLPRTFFDIKDMAAGYANSAYPYTPSVGLLNGLNMACGMLLDEGLENVFARHHRIAEGVRAAVRAWGLELCAVSPDVCSDSVSAIRTPDGFDANKFVSLAAEKYGVAFGTGLGEVAGKVFRIGHLGSLTDVMALSGIATAEMVMADLGLNIQLGSGVAAAQDYYRGNTSANAKAAA, translated from the coding sequence ATGAGCTTTCAAAATCCGGTTTTCATCCCCGGTCCGACCAATATGCCCGAAGTACTGCGCAAGGCGGTGGACATGCCGACGCTGGACCACCGCTCGCCGCTGTTCGGTCAGATCCTGCATCCGGCGCTGGCCGGCGTGAAGAAGGTTCTGAAAAGCGAAACCGCCGAGATCTTCGTCTTTCCGTCGACCGGCACCGGCGGCTGGGAAACCGCGATCACCAACACGCTGAACCCAGGTGACAAGGTTTTGGCGGCGCGCAACGGCATGTTCAGCCACCGCTGGATCGACATGTGCCAGCGTCACGGGCTGAATGTTCAAGTCGTTGAAACCCCTTGGGGCGAGGGCATTCCAGCCGGCCGTTACGAGGAAATCCTGACCGCCGACAAGGGCCACGAAATCAAGGTGGTTCTGGCCACCCATAACGAGACCGCAACCGGCGTTAAATCCGACATCGCCGCCGTCCGCCGGGCACTGGATGCCGCTGGCCACCCGGCGCTGCTGTTTGTGGATGGCGTGTCCTCGATCGCTTCAATGGACTTCCGCATGGATGAATGGGGCGTCGATATTGCCGTCACCGGCTCGCAAAAGGGCTTCATGCTGCCGCCTGGCCTGGCCATTGTCGGCTTCTCTCCCAAAGCGATGAAGGCTGCCGAGACCGCGACCTTGCCGCGTACATTCTTTGATATCAAGGACATGGCTGCCGGTTATGCTAACAGCGCCTATCCCTATACGCCCTCTGTCGGCCTGCTGAACGGACTGAACATGGCTTGCGGTATGCTGCTGGACGAAGGTCTGGAGAATGTCTTTGCCCGCCACCACCGGATTGCCGAGGGCGTCCGCGCCGCGGTCCGTGCCTGGGGGCTGGAACTGTGCGCCGTGTCGCCGGATGTCTGCTCTGACAGCGTCAGCGCGATCCGCACGCCGGACGGGTTTGATGCCAATAAATTCGTGAGCCTGGCAGCCGAGAAATACGGCGTCGCCTTTGGCACCGGCCTGGGCGAGGTCGCGGGCAAGGTGTTCCGCATCGGCCACCTGGGCAGCCTGACCGACGTGATGGCGCTGTCGGGCATTGCCACCGCCGAGATGGTCATGGCCGACCTTGGGCTGAACATCCAGCTGGGCTCGGGTGTGGCGGCGGCGCAGGACTACTACCGCGGCAACACCAGCGCCAACGCCAAGGCCGCCGCGTAA
- the modB gene encoding molybdate ABC transporter permease subunit — MLSLRVSLWATLAALPLAVFVAYALARWQFPGKQLVNSLVHLPLILPPVVTGYLLLMVFGTKGPIGGALQQIGIVFAFRWTGAALAAGIMAFPLMVRAIRLSVEAVDPKLEQAAATLGASRLMCFTTITLPMILPGLIAGAVLGFAKAMGEFGATITFVSSIPGQTQTLPSAIYTFLQVPGGETAALRLTLVSIAIALTALLLSELLARRVADRAGGR; from the coding sequence ATGCTGTCACTGCGGGTCTCGCTGTGGGCAACACTGGCCGCGCTGCCGCTGGCGGTGTTTGTTGCCTATGCGCTGGCGCGCTGGCAGTTTCCCGGCAAGCAGCTGGTGAACAGCCTGGTGCATCTGCCGCTGATCCTGCCACCGGTGGTGACCGGCTATCTGCTTTTGATGGTGTTTGGCACCAAAGGGCCAATCGGCGGCGCGTTGCAGCAGATTGGCATCGTCTTTGCTTTCCGCTGGACCGGTGCAGCGCTGGCCGCGGGTATTATGGCCTTTCCGCTGATGGTCCGGGCCATCCGCCTGTCGGTGGAGGCTGTGGACCCCAAGCTGGAGCAGGCCGCCGCCACACTGGGCGCATCCCGTCTGATGTGTTTTACCACTATCACGCTGCCGATGATCCTGCCCGGGCTGATCGCCGGTGCGGTGCTGGGCTTTGCCAAGGCTATGGGCGAGTTCGGCGCCACCATCACATTTGTCTCCAGCATCCCCGGGCAGACCCAGACGCTGCCCTCCGCGATCTATACGTTCCTGCAGGTGCCAGGCGGTGAGACCGCAGCATTGCGGCTGACGCTGGTGTCGATTGCTATCGCATTGACTGCGCTGCTGCTGTCAGAACTGCTGGCGCGCAGGGTTGCCGACCGGGCAGGGGGGCGCTGA
- a CDS encoding response regulator has translation MKTKVLAIDDSRTIRNLLAATLEEAGFEYHCAVDGREGVDMYPDVDPDVVITDINMPNLDGFGVIEELRGTGINSKVPILVLTTESAPELKSRARGAGATGWITKPFDDASLIFALKRVTGAAA, from the coding sequence ATGAAAACCAAAGTTCTGGCAATCGACGATTCCCGCACTATCCGGAATCTTCTGGCCGCGACCCTGGAAGAGGCCGGATTTGAATACCACTGCGCGGTCGATGGCCGTGAAGGTGTTGACATGTACCCGGATGTGGATCCGGACGTTGTGATCACCGACATCAACATGCCTAACCTCGACGGTTTCGGCGTGATTGAGGAGCTGCGCGGCACCGGAATAAATTCCAAGGTGCCGATTCTGGTGCTGACCACCGAAAGCGCGCCTGAACTGAAATCCCGCGCCCGCGGCGCCGGCGCCACCGGCTGGATCACCAAGCCGTTTGACGATGCCTCTTTGATCTTCGCTCTCAAGCGTGTGACAGGAGCTGCGGCCTAA
- the modC gene encoding molybdenum ABC transporter ATP-binding protein, translating to MLTVSIRHELPGFGLDVQFEAPPGVTVLFGRSGTGKTTVIQAVAGLLRPDQGRVALDREVLFDTTLRHWLPPHKRRMGYVFQEGRLFPHLTVRQNLAFGQWFAPRRAKRESLDRVVELLGIGPLLQRRPGLLSGGEKQRVAIGRALLAAPRMILADEPLSALDEARKAEILPYFERLRDEIGIPMLYVSHSAAEVARLATTVVVLQDGKVQRQGTAAEVLGDSGVMPAGVRAAGALLEARVTSHHNDGLTELDAGGVPLFLPQIAKAVGSVVRVRISAHEVILSRLPPEGLSALNILPGSIEHVRTGGGPGAMVSLQTPAGRVLARVTRRSAQALGLEAGVECFAVVKTVSIAPEDIGGGG from the coding sequence ATGCTGACTGTCTCGATACGGCATGAGCTGCCGGGTTTCGGGCTGGATGTGCAATTCGAGGCGCCACCAGGTGTCACTGTGCTGTTCGGCCGCTCCGGAACCGGCAAGACAACAGTGATCCAGGCGGTGGCCGGCCTGTTGCGCCCGGATCAGGGGCGGGTGGCACTGGACAGGGAGGTGCTGTTTGATACCACACTGCGGCACTGGCTGCCGCCGCACAAGCGCCGCATGGGCTATGTGTTTCAGGAGGGCCGGCTGTTCCCGCATCTGACGGTGCGGCAGAACCTGGCGTTCGGGCAATGGTTCGCGCCGCGGCGTGCCAAGCGGGAGAGCCTGGACCGGGTTGTGGAGCTGCTGGGCATCGGCCCCCTGTTGCAGCGCCGTCCCGGGCTGCTGTCAGGCGGCGAGAAGCAGCGGGTTGCAATTGGCCGGGCGCTGCTGGCGGCGCCGCGGATGATCCTGGCGGATGAGCCGCTGTCAGCTTTGGATGAGGCGCGCAAGGCGGAAATCCTGCCTTATTTTGAGCGGTTGCGCGACGAGATCGGCATTCCGATGCTTTATGTCAGCCACTCTGCGGCGGAAGTGGCTCGGCTGGCTACCACGGTTGTGGTGCTGCAGGACGGCAAGGTGCAGCGGCAAGGAACGGCGGCGGAGGTGCTGGGCGACTCTGGCGTCATGCCCGCAGGGGTTCGGGCCGCCGGGGCGTTGCTGGAGGCACGTGTTACCAGTCATCACAACGACGGGCTGACAGAGCTCGACGCGGGCGGTGTACCGCTGTTCCTGCCGCAGATCGCAAAAGCTGTGGGCAGCGTGGTGCGGGTCAGGATCTCGGCGCATGAGGTGATCCTGTCACGCCTGCCTCCCGAAGGTCTCTCGGCGCTCAACATTCTGCCCGGCTCGATTGAGCATGTCCGCACTGGCGGCGGTCCGGGAGCCATGGTCTCGCTGCAAACGCCCGCCGGACGGGTGCTGGCCCGGGTCACCCGGCGTTCTGCCCAGGCCTTGGGGCTGGAGGCGGGAGTGGAGTGCTTTGCTGTGGTCAAGACCGTCTCCATCGCGCCGGAGGATATCGGCGGGGGCGGATAG
- a CDS encoding bifunctional allantoicase/(S)-ureidoglycine aminohydrolase has product MTKRSYYAPEGGLPPQTQLLTDRAMFTDAYAVIPKGTMSDIVTSLLPFWDKARFWVLSRPLSGFAETFSQYIAEVQPGGGSDRPETEAGVEAVLFVVQGAMTLTIDGAGHEMGEGGYAFLPPQANWSLRNNGDAPVRFHWIRKAYQPVAGLDAPEAFITSDKHVDPTPMPETEGKWATTRFVDPNDLRHDMHVTIVTFEPGAVIPFAETHVMEHGLYVLEGKAVYRLNQDWVEVEAGDYMWLRAFCPQACYAGGPGKFRYLLYKDVNRHMPLAPLR; this is encoded by the coding sequence ATGACCAAACGATCCTATTACGCACCGGAAGGCGGGCTGCCGCCGCAGACCCAGCTGCTGACCGACCGCGCGATGTTCACCGACGCCTATGCGGTGATCCCCAAAGGCACGATGAGCGACATCGTGACAAGTCTGCTGCCGTTCTGGGACAAGGCCCGGTTCTGGGTCCTGTCACGGCCATTGTCCGGATTTGCCGAAACCTTTTCGCAGTATATCGCCGAGGTTCAGCCAGGCGGCGGCAGCGACCGGCCGGAAACAGAGGCCGGCGTGGAAGCGGTTCTGTTTGTGGTGCAGGGGGCGATGACCCTGACCATTGACGGCGCTGGACATGAAATGGGGGAAGGCGGCTATGCCTTCCTGCCGCCGCAGGCCAATTGGAGCTTGCGCAACAATGGCGATGCGCCGGTCCGGTTCCACTGGATCCGCAAGGCTTATCAGCCGGTTGCGGGGCTCGACGCGCCGGAAGCCTTTATCACCAGCGACAAACACGTCGATCCGACCCCGATGCCGGAGACCGAGGGGAAATGGGCGACAACGCGCTTTGTAGACCCGAACGACCTGCGCCACGACATGCATGTGACCATCGTCACCTTTGAACCCGGCGCAGTGATCCCCTTTGCCGAGACCCATGTGATGGAACACGGGCTGTATGTGCTGGAGGGCAAGGCGGTGTACCGGCTGAACCAGGATTGGGTCGAGGTCGAGGCCGGCGACTATATGTGGCTGCGTGCCTTCTGCCCGCAGGCCTGTTATGCGGGTGGCCCGGGCAAATTCCGCTATCTGCTGTACAAGGATGTGAACCGCCACATGCCGCTGGCGCCGCTGCGCTGA
- a CDS encoding chemotaxis protein CheD, with translation MTTVFANSKSVTVLQGEYRVATDPKIVFSTVLGSCIAACIYDPENGVGGMNHFLLANARQGGAANARYGIHAMELLINGVLKKGAIRSNLKVKVFGGAKMSANLSDIGAANADFVQRFLRDEGIPCISSSVGGTSARRVRFHACSGAAQQTHVKDDRKLGELEQRAAARPVPAPAPAGGSAGAVDLF, from the coding sequence TTGACCACTGTTTTCGCCAACTCAAAGTCTGTAACGGTTCTGCAAGGGGAATACCGGGTGGCCACAGATCCGAAGATCGTGTTTTCAACGGTGCTCGGCTCATGTATCGCGGCCTGCATTTACGATCCGGAAAACGGAGTGGGCGGAATGAATCATTTTCTGCTCGCCAACGCCCGCCAGGGCGGCGCAGCCAATGCCCGTTACGGCATCCATGCGATGGAACTTCTGATCAACGGTGTTCTGAAGAAGGGGGCAATCCGTTCCAATCTGAAAGTCAAAGTGTTCGGCGGCGCCAAGATGTCCGCAAATCTGTCGGACATCGGCGCGGCCAATGCCGATTTTGTGCAGCGGTTCCTGCGGGATGAAGGCATCCCTTGCATATCTTCCAGTGTTGGCGGCACCTCGGCACGCCGGGTGCGGTTCCATGCGTGCTCCGGCGCAGCCCAGCAGACCCATGTGAAGGACGACCGCAAGCTAGGCGAATTGGAGCAGCGCGCCGCCGCACGGCCGGTTCCGGCCCCGGCTCCGGCTGGCGGAAGTGCAGGTGCGGTCGACCTTTTCTGA
- a CDS encoding CheB methylesterase domain-containing protein — protein MESAYPGMKVLLANNLMMAYNQAEAAQPVFAFVEDGFSKLPEFEMMMALFSAMDTRWVAVMDTQGATPARKSSPLLDVGAGIFELTKADHPSQFAQYFDMMINAPRRSARAAPGASAARPSAPAAASKKLILIGSSTGGVEALRSILVGFPFDCPPTLIVQHTGKNFGSGLVSLLDRLCPARVRAAEDGTTLEPGYVYVAAGQRRHMGLSSRKPLRLRMKEGPDISGHTPSVDALFTSAVPYGREVVATILTGMGQDGARGLLELRKAGAKTFAQDEKSSVVYGMPRVAWEIGAAQQQVPLPQMASTLLQASKA, from the coding sequence ATGGAATCTGCCTATCCCGGCATGAAGGTTCTTTTGGCTAACAATCTGATGATGGCCTACAATCAAGCAGAGGCCGCACAACCGGTTTTTGCTTTTGTGGAAGACGGTTTTTCCAAACTGCCTGAATTCGAAATGATGATGGCGCTGTTTTCCGCCATGGATACCCGATGGGTGGCCGTCATGGACACTCAAGGCGCGACGCCGGCCAGAAAATCCTCGCCGCTGCTGGATGTCGGAGCGGGCATCTTCGAACTGACGAAAGCGGATCATCCCAGCCAGTTTGCCCAGTATTTCGACATGATGATCAATGCGCCGCGGCGCAGCGCCCGTGCGGCTCCGGGGGCTTCAGCTGCCCGGCCCTCTGCCCCAGCAGCTGCCAGCAAGAAGCTGATCCTGATCGGGTCTTCTACCGGCGGTGTCGAAGCTTTGCGCAGCATTCTGGTCGGCTTCCCCTTTGACTGCCCGCCGACGCTGATCGTGCAGCATACCGGCAAGAATTTCGGATCCGGCCTGGTGTCGCTTCTTGACCGGCTGTGCCCGGCGCGGGTGCGTGCTGCCGAAGACGGAACAACGCTGGAACCGGGCTATGTCTATGTTGCTGCAGGCCAACGCCGCCACATGGGTTTAAGCAGCCGTAAGCCGCTGCGCCTGCGAATGAAGGAAGGGCCTGATATTTCCGGACATACTCCGTCTGTTGACGCTCTGTTCACCTCTGCCGTGCCATATGGGAGGGAGGTTGTGGCCACCATCCTGACCGGCATGGGCCAGGATGGCGCCAGGGGGCTTTTGGAATTGCGCAAGGCCGGCGCGAAAACATTTGCCCAGGACGAAAAGTCTTCGGTTGTCTACGGGATGCCCAGGGTCGCCTGGGAGATCGGCGCCGCACAGCAGCAGGTGCCGCTGCCGCAGATGGCCAGCACATTGCTACAGGCGAGCAAAGCCTGA
- a CDS encoding methyl-accepting chemotaxis protein, with amino-acid sequence MKALKSLKLAHKLPLFIVGFGVLVTAILVTISTISFQNSAEKNAEDQFRSMVADRKYSVQTLLDGIHADVQTLAAVPSTATAIEWLTMTWNDLDGNPGQVLRQAYIDDNPNPLGQKHLLARAKGDSPYHMHHESFHPAYKTLIESKGYYDAFLINLAGDIVYSVFKESDFGTNMMTGPYKDSGLAKVYSSALEGSRGEVFFADLEPYAPSAGAAAAFAAAPVVNDANLTVGVLAVQIPVDLLGAIVNNEQGLGQTTQIYLAGSDMKARTRSRFEGGFEVLSQLPSTEQVTTAFDGESHVKKGVPGLNGHPVLAYSEPLPLEFADWAIIAEQDWAELMAPAVRKRNMLLLASVICAAGMSFFGWLFARSITRPIDRICSNMEAVSSGSLDTDIEAANRSDEIGKIGKTLVSMQDDLKLARAAEEERAEMQRQQQDVVESLSAGLMQLAEGDFSQPIKNAFPQEYEQLRENYNSTVSNLSSTVRQVIEASGSIRNGAAEISQASDDLSHRTESQAATLEETAAALDELTASVKSAAEGARSVESTMAEARTEAENNREVVQSAVSAMTEIEQSSNHISQIISVIDDIAFQTNLLALNAGVEAARAGEAGKGFAVVASEVRALAQRSSDAAMEIKTLIGDSSKQVDRGVDLVGKAGEALQSIVEQVTHISQLVSGIAEGAAEQSTGLHEINTGVTQLDQVTQQNAAMVEEATAAGHMLNTDAGKLSELVAHFRVAGGSAAPAPARAAAPAAKPAPSAHGEADWEIEASPVPAAAAASGNAARDLWQDF; translated from the coding sequence ATGAAAGCGCTAAAATCGCTCAAACTGGCACATAAATTGCCGCTGTTTATTGTTGGGTTCGGTGTGCTCGTGACGGCGATTCTCGTCACGATCAGCACGATCAGTTTCCAGAACAGTGCAGAAAAAAATGCCGAAGACCAATTCCGCTCCATGGTGGCGGACCGGAAGTATTCGGTACAGACACTGCTGGATGGGATCCATGCGGATGTGCAGACCCTGGCGGCCGTGCCGTCGACTGCAACCGCGATCGAATGGCTGACGATGACTTGGAACGATCTGGACGGAAATCCGGGGCAGGTTCTGCGTCAGGCCTATATTGACGACAACCCGAATCCGCTTGGTCAGAAGCATCTTCTGGCGCGTGCAAAGGGTGACTCGCCTTATCACATGCATCACGAAAGCTTTCACCCGGCGTATAAGACTTTGATCGAAAGCAAGGGCTACTATGATGCCTTTCTGATCAATCTGGCCGGCGACATCGTTTATTCGGTGTTCAAGGAAAGTGATTTCGGAACCAACATGATGACCGGCCCGTATAAAGACTCCGGCCTGGCAAAAGTATACAGCTCTGCCCTGGAAGGCAGCCGCGGCGAAGTGTTCTTTGCCGATTTGGAGCCCTATGCGCCTTCTGCCGGCGCAGCCGCGGCCTTTGCTGCGGCGCCAGTTGTGAACGACGCCAATCTGACGGTCGGCGTGCTTGCGGTGCAGATTCCGGTGGATTTGCTGGGGGCCATTGTCAACAATGAGCAAGGCTTGGGGCAGACCACCCAGATCTACCTGGCAGGCTCCGACATGAAAGCGCGGACCAGATCACGGTTTGAAGGCGGGTTTGAAGTGCTTTCTCAATTGCCTTCGACCGAGCAGGTGACAACAGCCTTTGATGGTGAATCCCATGTGAAGAAGGGTGTTCCCGGCCTGAACGGGCATCCGGTGCTCGCCTATTCCGAGCCGCTGCCGCTGGAGTTCGCAGATTGGGCTATCATAGCCGAACAGGACTGGGCCGAACTGATGGCCCCGGCGGTCAGAAAACGCAACATGCTGCTTCTCGCCTCGGTGATTTGCGCGGCTGGCATGTCCTTCTTCGGCTGGTTGTTCGCCCGTTCCATCACCCGGCCGATCGACCGGATCTGCAGCAATATGGAAGCCGTATCGTCCGGAAGTCTCGATACAGATATCGAAGCTGCAAACCGCAGCGATGAAATCGGCAAGATCGGCAAAACCCTTGTGTCAATGCAGGACGACCTGAAACTGGCCCGCGCCGCAGAAGAGGAACGCGCAGAAATGCAGCGGCAGCAGCAAGATGTTGTCGAAAGCCTGAGCGCCGGGCTGATGCAATTGGCCGAAGGCGACTTTTCCCAGCCGATCAAGAACGCGTTTCCGCAGGAATACGAGCAGCTGCGCGAGAACTACAACAGCACTGTCAGCAACCTCAGCTCTACCGTCCGGCAGGTGATTGAAGCCTCGGGAAGCATCCGTAATGGCGCGGCTGAGATCAGCCAGGCGTCGGACGACCTGTCGCACCGCACCGAAAGCCAGGCCGCCACGCTGGAAGAGACTGCTGCGGCTTTGGATGAGCTGACTGCGTCTGTTAAATCCGCCGCCGAAGGCGCCCGCAGCGTTGAAAGCACCATGGCCGAGGCCCGGACCGAAGCGGAGAACAACCGGGAAGTTGTGCAAAGCGCCGTGTCAGCGATGACCGAGATTGAGCAGTCCTCGAACCACATCTCGCAAATCATCTCGGTGATTGACGACATCGCCTTCCAAACCAACCTGCTGGCGCTGAACGCCGGGGTTGAGGCGGCGCGGGCCGGCGAGGCAGGCAAGGGCTTTGCCGTGGTCGCCAGCGAGGTGCGGGCGCTGGCGCAGCGGTCCTCGGATGCAGCGATGGAGATCAAGACGCTGATCGGCGACAGTTCCAAACAGGTGGATCGCGGCGTTGATCTGGTCGGCAAGGCCGGCGAGGCGCTGCAAAGCATCGTCGAGCAGGTCACCCATATCTCGCAGCTGGTCTCCGGCATTGCCGAAGGCGCGGCCGAACAATCGACCGGTCTGCATGAGATTAACACCGGTGTCACTCAGCTGGATCAGGTGACACAGCAGAATGCGGCGATGGTGGAAGAAGCCACAGCCGCCGGGCACATGCTGAATACGGATGCCGGCAAGCTGTCCGAACTGGTCGCCCATTTCCGGGTGGCGGGCGGCAGCGCAGCACCCGCTCCGGCCCGTGCCGCCGCTCCGGCGGCCAAGCCTGCGCCCTCGGCACATGGCGAGGCAGATTGGGAGATTGAGGCCAGCCCGGTGCCAGCCGCCGCGGCCGCCAGCGGCAATGCCGCGCGCGATCTCTGGCAGGACTTTTAA
- the modA gene encoding molybdate ABC transporter substrate-binding protein, whose amino-acid sequence MAQAQITVFAAASTKTALDEAAAAYMAETGRSAALSYAGSPALARQIQLGAPADVYISANPGWMDVLQQDGLIVPASRLDLLTNRLVLIAHGEDAAPMDLETADIGARLGESRLAMALVDAVPAGIYGKAALTALGQWPSVVSKTAQTANVRAALALVASGEAPMGVVYASDAAAGSNVTVVAEFPEDSHPPVIYPAAAISGGNAAEAQAFLNYLRSPAARGIFLRHGFGVSDP is encoded by the coding sequence ATGGCGCAGGCACAGATCACGGTCTTTGCCGCAGCCAGCACCAAAACAGCACTGGATGAGGCCGCAGCAGCCTACATGGCTGAAACCGGCCGGTCCGCCGCTTTGTCTTACGCGGGCTCCCCGGCTTTGGCACGGCAGATCCAGCTTGGCGCCCCGGCGGATGTCTACATCTCAGCCAATCCCGGATGGATGGATGTGTTGCAGCAAGACGGGCTGATTGTTCCAGCCTCACGGTTGGATCTGCTGACAAACCGGCTGGTTCTTATAGCTCATGGAGAAGATGCCGCGCCGATGGACCTGGAAACCGCCGACATCGGTGCGCGGCTGGGAGAAAGCCGGCTTGCCATGGCGCTGGTCGATGCGGTTCCGGCCGGGATTTACGGCAAAGCCGCGCTGACCGCGTTGGGGCAATGGCCCTCTGTTGTGTCCAAAACGGCCCAGACTGCCAATGTGCGCGCGGCGCTGGCGCTGGTCGCATCGGGCGAAGCGCCAATGGGCGTGGTCTATGCCTCGGACGCAGCTGCAGGCAGCAATGTCACAGTAGTTGCGGAATTTCCCGAGGACAGCCATCCCCCGGTCATCTACCCCGCCGCGGCAATCTCAGGCGGCAATGCGGCTGAGGCCCAGGCGTTCTTAAACTATTTGCGCAGCCCGGCGGCCCGCGGCATCTTTCTGCGCCACGGATTCGGAGTGTCTGATCCGTGA